Proteins encoded in a region of the Salvelinus fontinalis isolate EN_2023a chromosome 17, ASM2944872v1, whole genome shotgun sequence genome:
- the LOC129814604 gene encoding cytochrome P450 7A1-like: MIITVSLIWVVVISFCCCLWLALGIRKRKPGEPPVENGLIPYLGCAVQFGANPLEFLRSRQNKYGHIFTCKIAGKYFHFLCDPFSYHAVIRQGRHLDWKKFHFSTSVKAFGHDSMDPRHGYTTENLHQTFMKTLQGEALPSLIETMMENLQSVMLQSDTLSPSKDRWDVDGIFAFCYKVMFESSYLTLFGKDLGNDKNAARQEAQKALVLNTLENFKEFDKIFPALVAGLPIHVFKSAHSARENLAKTMLAENLSKRENVSDLISLRMLLNDTLSTFNDLSKARTHVALLWASQANTLPTAFWSLLYMIRSPEAMKAANEEVKNILESSGQRVNPNKPQLTLSREDLDNMPVIDSIIKEAMRLSSASMNIRVAKEDFLLHLDNQESYRIRKDDVIALYPQMLHFDPKIYEDPLTYKYDRYLDDNGQEKTTFYREGRKLRYYYMPFGSGVTKCPGRFFAVHEIKQFLVLVLSYFNMELLDSAVKVPPLDQSRAGLGILQPTYDVDFRYKLKTQ; encoded by the exons ATGATCATCACTGTCTCTTTGATTTGGGTTGTGGTGATCAGCTTTTGCTGCTGTCTGTGGCTTGCTCTGGGGATCCGTAAGAG AAAACCAGGTGAACCACCAGTGGAAAATGGTTTGATCCCATACCTCGGCTGTGCCGTCCAGTTTGGAGCCAACCCCCTGGAATTTCTCCGGAGCCGACAGAATAAATATGGGCACATCTTCACTTGCAAGATTGCTGGCAAGTACTTTCACTTCCTGTGCGACCCTTTCTCCTACCACGCCGTCATCCGCCAAGGGAGGCATCTGGACTGGAAGAAGTTTCACTTCTCTACCTCGGTCAAG GCTTTCGGCCATGACAGCATGGACCCCAGACACGGTTACACCACAGAGAACCTCCACCAGACCTTCATGAAGACCTTGCAGGGTGAAGCCCTCCCTTCGCTCATCGAGACCATGATGGAGAACCTGCAGTCGGTCATGCTGCAGTCAGACACCCTCAGCCCGAGCAAGGATCGCTGGGACGTGGATGGCATTTTCGCCTTCTGCTACAAGGTCATGTTCGAGTCGAGCTACCTGACACTCTTCGGCAAGGATCTGGGTAACGACAAGAATGCTGCGCGCCAGGAGGCCCAGAAGGCTTTGGTCCTCAACACTCTGGAGAACTTCAAGGAGTTCGATAAGATCTTCCCGGCGTTGGTGGCTGGGTTGCCCATCCATGTGTTCAAGAGTGCCCACTCTGCAAGGGAGAACCTGGCTAAGACCATGCTGGCTGAGAACTTGAGCAAACGCGAGAATGTATCGGACCTGATCTCACTGCGCATGCTGCTGAATGACACCCTGTCGACCTTCAATGACCTGAGCAAGGCCCGCACCCACGTGGCTCTGCTGTGGGCCTCGCAGGCCAACACGCTCCCCACTGCCTTCTGGAGCCTGCTCTACATGATTAG GAGTCCAGAGGCTATGAAAGCAGCCAATGAGGAGGTGAAGAATATTCTGGAGAGTTCAGGTCAGCGTGTCAACCCTAACAAACCACAACTCACTCTCTCCCGGGAGGACCTGGACAACATGCCTGTAATAG ACAGCATCATCAAGGAGGCCATGCGTCTGTCGAGCGCATCAATGAACATCCGAGTGGCCAAAGAGGATTTCCTGCTTCACCTTGATAACCAGGAGTCGTACCGCATCCGCAAAGATGACGTCATCGCCCTCTACCCCCAGATGCTCCACTTTGACCCCAAGATTTACGAGGATCCCTTG ACCTACAAATACGACAGATATCTTGATGACAACGGCCAGGAGAAGACAACGTTCTACAGGGAGGGACGCAAGCTGCGGTACTACTACATGCCTTTCGGCTCGGGGGTGACCAAGTGCCCCGGGCGCTTCTTCGCCGTGCATGAGATCAAGCAGTTCCTGGTGCTGGTTCTGTCCTACTTCAACATGGAGCTCCTAGACTCAGCCGTTAAAGTGCCTCCTCTCGACCAATCACGTGCAGGTCTGGGGATCCTGCAGCCCACCTATGACGTTGACTTTCGATACAAACTGAAAACTCAGTAA